From the genome of Cryptococcus depauperatus CBS 7841 chromosome 1, complete sequence, one region includes:
- a CDS encoding threonine synthase, with product MVQPEMKYFSTRGGKEELSFEDAVLTGLAPNGGLYIPTYIPELPVNWETNWANLSFPELSHAILSLFIPTSVIPSEDLASIINAAYGSFRSPLTTPIKQVGDKEYVLELWHGPTWAFKDVALQLLGELFQYFLERKNKGRTEGKEELTVVGATSGDTGSAAIYGLRSKASITIFILYPDGRVSPIQEAQMATVADENVYCVAVQDCDFDYCQGIVKTLFSDASFNAAHRLGAINSINWARILAQIVYYFSAYFQLPEDIRKEGKLQFVVPTGNFGDILAGWFAKKLGLPMQQLVVATNENDILERFFKTGRYERDDVVDQQNKIAETAVVNGSSDGQQAVSAVKATHSPAMDILLSSNFERLLYYLALETGDSEGTDEEKRAKAQETLNEWMVTLKRDGRVNLGEQVRKAAANDFWAERVSDDQTLEQIRKYYNLDRYGPYVVDPHTAVGLTAQERSANKAPLDTTWVTLSTAHPAKFLDAVELALSPSHYPQFDFRRDVLPDELKKLEGLEKRVYRVRGEQGVRELIEKVKAKSKEKVNTEKGSGSI from the exons atggTTCAACCTGAGATGAAATACTTTTCTAcaagaggaggaaaagaagaactgtcttttgaagat GCTGTCTTGACTGGTCTCGCTCCTAATGGAGG CCTCTATATTCCCACTTACATCCCTGAACTTCCTGTTAATTGGGAAACCAACTGGGCTAACCTATCTTTCCCCGAACTGTCTCATGCCATCCTCTCCCTTTTCATCCCTACGTCCGTTATTCCTTCTGAAGACCTTGCTTCCATCATAAATGCTGCCTACGGCTCCTTCCGTTCTCCTCTTACCACTCCTATCAAGCAGGTTGGAGACAAAGAATATGTTTTAGAGCTTTGGCATGGTCCTACTTGGGCTTTCAAGGATGTCGCTCTCCAACTCTTGGGTGAATTATTTCAGTATTTCTTGGAGCGGAAAAACAAGGGAAGGACAGAGGGCAAGGAGGAATTGACTGTTGTTGGAGCTACAAGTGGTGATACGGGAAG CGCTGCTATTTACGGTCTTCGCTCTAAAGCTTCTATtaccatcttcattctctaCCCAGATGGCCGTGTCTCCCCTATTCAGGAGGCCCAAATGGCTACCGTTGCTGACGAAAACGTTTATTGCGTCGCTGTACAAGACTGTGATTTCGACTACTGCCAAGGCATCGTCAAGACCCTTTTCTCTGATGCTAGCTTCAATGCTGCTCACCGCCTTGGTGCCATCAACTCTATTAACTGGGCTCGCATTCTTGCTCAAATAGTCTACTACTTCTCTGCTTATTTCCAACTTCCCGAAGATATcaggaaagaaggaaagctTCAATTTGTTGTTCCTACTGGCAATTTTGGTGATATTCTTGCTGGATGGTTTGCCAAAAAATTAGGTTTGCCTATGCAGCAGCTTGTAGTAGCCACCAACGAAAACGATATTCTCGAGAGATTTTTCAAGACTGGTCGATAtgagagagatgatgttgtCGATCAGCAGAACAAAATTGCCGAGACTGCCGTTGTCAATGGTTCCAGCGATGGACAGCAAGCTGTCAGTGCTGTCAAGGCCACTCATTCTCCTGCAATGgacattcttctttcctccaaTTTTGAGAGACTACTATACTATCTCGCTCTTGAAACTGGAGATTCTGAAGGTACCGACGAAGAGAAGCGAGCCAAGGCGCAGGAAACTTTGAATGAATGGATGGTCACTCTAAAGAGGGATGGAAGGGTTAATCTTGGAGAACAAGTCAGGAAAGCAGCTGCCAATGATTTTTGGGCCGAGAGGGTATCTGACGACCAG ACCTTGGAACAAATCCGAAAATACTACAATCTGGACAGGTATGGACCTTATGTGGTAGACCCTCATACCGCTGTTGGCCTTACCGCTCAGGAACGTTCTGCTAACAAAGCTCCTCTGGACACTACATGGGTGACTCTTTCCACTGCTCACCCTGCAAAGTTTTTAGATGCTGTGGAACTTGCTCTTTCGCCATCTCATTACCCTCAATTTGACTTTCGACGAGATGTTCTGCCTGACGAGTTAAAGAAACTGGAGGGTTTGGAAAAAAGAGTATATAGGGTTAGGGGCGAACAAGGCGTGCGAGAATTGATTGAGAAGGTAAAGGctaaaagcaaagaaaaggtgaaCACAGAGAAAGGTAGTGGATCTATTTGA